In Aquincola tertiaricarbonis, the genomic stretch CGACTGCCGCGACGAGCTGGAGATGCTGCGGGCGATGTGCCGCTGCGTGACGTGTGACAGCTCGTGGCCCAGCACCGAGGCCAGCTCGTCGCGCGTGCCGGCGGCGGCGATCAACCCCAGGTGCACGCCCACGTAACCGCCGGGCAGCGCAAAGGCGTTGAAGCTGCGGTCGCGCACCAGGAAGGCTTCCCAGGCGAACACGCCGTCGGTGTCGGCGCCGATGTCGCCCCGCTCGCGCGCCGCGGCCACCAGGCGGCTCCAGACCGACTGCACGTAGTCCAGCAGCAGCGGGTCGTCGATGTAGTCGGCGTCGCGGCGCACCTGCCGCATGATCTCGTCGCCCAGCTTTTTCTCGGCGCCCACGCCCACGTCTTCCGACACCGATTCACCCAGCGACGGCAGGCGCACCTGGGCCTGTGCGGGCGACAGCGTGGCCGGCAGGCTGGTGATCACCAGGGCCAGCGCGAGGGACAGCGGGGTCAGCTTCAAGGAGAGGGTCAAAGCAGGAAGGCGGCGGAACACCGGTCGCTATGATGACACCGACCCTTTGCTGCGACGTTTCGGAATGTCCTCACCCGCCGCTGTACCCGCGCTGCCCCTACCCATGCTGACCCACTTCGACACCGAGGGCCAGGCCCACATGGTGGACGTTGGCGCCAAGCGCGAAACGCACCGCGTGGCCCGCGCCACCGGCCTCATCCGCATGCAGCCGGCCACCTTCGCGCTGCTGGCCCAGGGCACCGCCAAGAAGGGCGACGTGATCGGCGTGGCCCGCATCGCCGCCATCCAGGGCGCCAAGCGCACGGCCGACCTGGTGCCGCTGTGCCACCCGCTGCCCATCACCCGCGTGGCGGTGGAATTCGAGGCCGATGCCACCGCCAGCACCGTGCGCTGCACCGCGCAGGTGGAAACCCATGGCCGCACCGGCGTGGAGATGGAGGCGCTGACGGCGGTGCAGGTGGGCCTGCTCACCGTCTACGACATGCTCAAGGCCGTGGACCGCGGCATGGTGATCGACGGGGTGCGGGTGATCGAGAAGCATGGCGGCAAGTCGGGCGACTGGACAGCCGCCGATCTGCCGCCGACTGCCTGAAGCCACGACGCTAAGGCGTCCGGAAGTCCCGCCAGTCCAGCGGCAAACGCGATGGCGTGCACTGGAAGGGCAACGGTTCGCGCTTCGGGTTCTGGCATTCGGCAAAGAACTCGTCCGAGTTCGGGTTGCGGAACTCACGCAGCCGCTCGGCCAGGTGGCGCGCGCGTTCCAGGTCGCCCTGCTGCGCATAGGCGCGGGCCCAGGCGATCATCAGCCGCGTGTCCAGCAGGTTGTGCGCGGCCCGCTGCACCGCCGGCATCAGCAGGCCGGGCTGGTCGGTGGTGGTGGCGGCCGCGTAGTCGGCCTGGTGACCGAACAGCCAGGCATCCTGCCCCAGCCGTATGCGCTGCGACAGCGGGCTGGCATCGGCTGGCGGCGCATAGATCACCACCACGCGGCGGTAGTCCTGCATCGCAGCCAGGCCCAGCACCATCGTCAGCAGGCCGGCGGCGGGCAGCAGCAGCGCCGGCCGGCGCGCGGCGGGTGAGGCCGTGCGCGCCGCTGCCTCTGGCTGGCCGGCACCCAGGCACGCTCCCCAGGCCCAGGCGGTGGGCAGCAGGAAGTACAGGTACCACAGGGGGTACTCCAGCTGGCTGTGCAGCGCCATCATCAGCACCATCATGAAGGCGGCGCGCACACCGGCGCCTTCCGCCCCCGGCACCTGCAGGCTGCGCCGCCCGGCCTGCCACAGCGCCCAGGCCAGCAGCGCCAGCACCAGCGCCGCCAGCGGCAGGCCCAGTTCCACCGCCAGCTGCAGCGGCAGGTTGTGCGTGTGGTCGAAAAAGGCCACCGGCCGCTGCGGGAAGGGGGTCAGCGACCAGGCGAAGTTGAACTCGCCCCAGCCCACGCCCGAGCCCGGGTGCATGCGGATCAGCGACAGCGTGTCGCGCCAGATGCCGAAGCGGCTGCTGGAGATGTCGCCGCCCGCGGCCATGTGCAGCGCCGCGCCGAAGGTCTTGGCCGTCTGCCCGGCCCAGTAGGTCATCACCGCCCAGCTGGCGGCGAACATCAGCGGCACCGCCAGCAGCACGCCGCGCGCCGGCCGCTGCAGCCGCCCGTCCAGCAGGCCCCACAGCGTGAGCACCGCCATGCCCACCAGCCCGGTGCGCGAGCCCGACAACGTGATGCCGAACACCATGAAGGCCATCAGCAGCGCAGCGGCCACACGCGGCAGGCGCCGCGCTTCCAGCAGCGGCACCACCGCGATGGCCGACCACAGCAGCAGGCTGCTCAGGTGGTTGGGCTGCCGCAGGTTGCCCACGGCGCGCCCCAGCAACCCGGTGCGCGCAATGACGTTGCCATCGGCCAACTCGGGTGCAAACACCTGCACCACGCCGATGGCGGTGCTCAGCACCCCCACCAGCAGCCAGGCCGCGAACACCGCCGGCAGCACACGACCCTGCCCGCGCGCCACCGCCGCCCAGCCGGCCGCCACCATCACCAGCGCGCCGAGCAGCGACAGCGCGGACAGCCGACCCAGCGTGATCGGCAACTGGCCCCAGACCGAAGAAGCCAGCGCCGCGCCGGCCAGCAGCAACAGCGGCAGCGCCAGCGGCCACAAGGCCCTTGGCGCGCCAAATCGCGGACCCGGCTGCGCCGCAGCACCGGCGGTGCTCCACGCCACGAACAAACCCCACAGCACCGCCGCGGCGGCCTGGTTGTAGAGGGTGGAGGACGGCGGCTCGTTGAAGGCGATGAGGGCGGGGACGGTGGCAGCCAACAAGGCCAGCCATCCGGCGCCAGGCAGAAGCGGGCGCGGGCTCACCGGGTGACGACGAAGAAGAACGAAAGCGAGCGCGCCATGGAGGGTGGGGCTGTGCGGAAAGCGGGGACTTTCGCACAGGTGGAGCTGGAAGCTGGATGCCCTGGAGCGATGGCTGCGACCTGAGGCCCCTTTTCACGCGACGCTGCGCCGCAGACAAGCCATTCCGCAGCCCCCAATGGCAAACGGACACCCGAAGGTGTCCGTGTCAGCTCGCGCAGCGCCAGAAGCGCTGCACGGCAGTCATCACTTCTTCGGCAGGTATTTCGCGTTCACCGAACCGGCAACGGTCCACTCAATGCCACCCGCACCGCAGACACCTGTCCAAGTGACGGTTGCATCGTCGGCCACTGCGGAGCCGATGGCCTTCAGCACCACCGTCACCAAGGCGTTGGTCGGGCCGGTCGACGTCACCGTGACCGACTTGACATAGTTGCCTTTCATCTCGGTGTTAGCCGGCAGGCCCAGTTGGTCGTGAGTGATGCCGGAGGCCAGCGTCTGCGCACTGCAAGCAACACCAGCGGCGGTCAGCGCAGGCGAAGCGACGTTGTTCACTTCGGACACCTTGGCCTTGACCGTGTAGTCCTGATAAGCCGGCAGCGCAACGGCAGCCAGAATGCCGATGATCGCCACGACGATCATCAGTTCGATGAGGGTGAAACCTTGTTGGACGCGCTTCATGGTGTTGCTCCTGGAGAAGATGGCGGGGGTGACTTGAGACCGCAGTCGGATCCCCTGTTTGCAGTCCCCGTGCCGGGCCTTGCCAGGGGCTGCCAGGGCGCCCAGTCGTGCGGTTCCGCACATCGCCTGACATTTCTCGTCACCTGGCAGCGCCGCGTTGCGGCAGCAGGTGACGCAAAACGTCAGGTGGCAGGTGCTCCGTCCAGTTCGATCACCTGGCCGGTGTGCAGCGCGGTCAGGTCATGGCCGCTGCCCAACTGCTGCACCTGCGCCATCACCGCCTCCACCTCACCCGGCTTGATGTGGGTGATGTGCACCTGCACGCGCCCGGGCAGCTGGGCCAGTTCCTCGCCCAGGGTGCAGGGGCACAGGTGGCTGCTCAGGTCGGCCAGCGCATGTTCGTCGTCGCCGAAGGCGGTCTCGATGACCAGGTGGTCGACCTGCCAGCCGCGCAGCCGTTGCCACAGCCGCGGGTTGGGGCCGGTGTCGCCGGTGAACACCCAGCGGGCGCCGCGGCCGGGCTCGTCGTGCAGCAGCGCGAAGCCCACCGCGGGCACGGTGTGTTCGGCGGGCAGCACCTCGATGCGGCGGCCGCCCAGCGCCAGCACCTCGCCGGTGGCAAAGGGCACCAGGGCCAGGATGGGCTGCTCAGGCCTTGGCAGCTGGGTGAAGTCGGGCCAGATGACGCCGTTGAACACATGCTGGCGCAGCGCGTTCAGCGTGGGTGCCAGCGCATGCACCTGGATCGGCGGTCGGCCGGCGGCGGTGCGGCGGCGCATCACGCTGTCGGCCAGCAGGGCGATGGCCAGGATGTGGTCGAGGTGGCTGTGGCTGACCAGCACGTGGTCGATGCGGGTCAGCTCGTCCAGCGTCAGGTCGCCCACGCCGGTGCCGGCGTCGATCAGCACGTCGTCGTCCAGCAGGAACGAGGTGGTTCGGCTGCCGGCGGCAATCGACCCGGAGCAGCCGAGGACACGGATCTTCATGGGGCGGGACGGGGCATCTGCGGTGCAGGCGTCGGGTGGAAGGGCCGCCGGTGTCAGCGGCGTTTCGGGTCCTGGGCCAGCGCGTGCTGTAGATGCCACAGAAGATCGCCTTCGGTGACGACCGCCCGCAGGGCAGCCCGTCGCGCGTCGGCTTCTTCCCAATGTTGCGAGCGCGCCGCGGCCAGCGCAAGCTGCCAATTGCGCAGTTGCGCTTCTCGCGCCGAACCGGGTGGCGCTGGATGCACATCCAGCGTGAAAAGGTTCACAGGCTGCTGGCGGCCTTTGACCTGCACTTCGCCCACCTCCACCCAGGGCAGGCTGGCCGCCGTGGTCGGCTCGGTGGCGAACACCGCGTCGCGGGTGGCGGCGCTGATCAGCAGGTCGACGCCGTAGCGTCGGGTCAGGCCCTCGATGCGCGAGGCCAGGTTCACGCTGTCGCCCAGCGCGGTGTAGGCGCGGCGCAGGTCGGAGCCCATGTCGCCGACGCAGGCCACGCCGGTGTGCAGGCCGATGCCCATGGACAGCGTGGGCTGGCCGCGAGCCCGCAGTTCATGGTTCAGCGCATCCAGCGCCTGCGCCATCGCCTGCGCGGCCTGCAGCGCCAGCACCGCGTGGCGGGGCTCGGCCAGCGGCGCGCCCCAAAAGGCCATCAGCGCATCGCCGATGAACTTGTCCAGCGTGCCGCCGTGGGCGTGGATCACGGCCGTCATGCGCGAGAAGAACTGGTTCAGCAGCTCGCGCAGGGCCAGCGGTTCCAGGTGTTCAGACAGCGTGGTGAAGCCCCGCAGGTCGCAGAACAGCAGCGTCAGCTCGCGGTTCTCGGCCAGGAGCGCGGCGCGGGTGTAGCGCTCGGGCTCACGCGCCATGCGCCGCACCAGTTCGCGCGGCACGTAGCTGCCGAAGAGGCGCACCAGGCTGCGCCGCGAGCGGCCTTCCACCAGGTAGCCCCAGGCCATCACCACCGCAAAGCCGATGGCCAGCAGCACCAAGGCCGAAGCGAGCGGCAGCGCCAGTCCATGGACCTGCCAGGCGTACAGGTTGATGCCCAGCAGCGTGGCCAGCACCCCGGCGCTCAGCGCCACGCAGCCGATGGCCGACAGCCGGCGCAGGCCCACGCCCAGCACCCCGGCGGTGACCAGCAGCAGGCAGGCCTCGTAGCCGGCGGCCCAGTCGGGCCGCACCGGCAGCCGGCCCTGGTCCAGGCCGGCGATCAGCGACGCATGGATTTCCACGCCCGGCTGCGCCGGGTGCACGGGCGTGGCCCGCAGGTCGCCGAGCGCGGGCACCGTGGTGCCGACCAGCACGCGGTAGCCCGCCAGTCGGCCGGCGGGCAGGCGGCCGGCCAGCACGTCGGCCGCGCTGTGGCGCTCAAAGGCGCCCGACATCGGCCCGGCGTGGCGGCGAAAGGGCACCTGCACGGCGCCGCGTTCGTCCACCGCGATGCGCTGCGCGCCCAGGCGCAGGGCCACCAGCGCCGGCCCGCCCGGGGCGGGCGCCAGCTCCAGCGTGGGCGCGGGCACCTTGGCGCCCAGCCGCCAGACGGCCAGCGACAGCGATTCGTAGAGCTGCGGCGCCGCGGCATCGCCGGTGTAGGCGGCCACCAGCAGCGCGGAGCGGATGAGGCCGTCGTCGTCCGGCAGCGCATTGATGAAGCCGCCGGCCGGTGCTGCCGCGGTCAGGCGGTCCAGGCTGGCGCCGTGGCCGTTCCAGCGCAGCAGGCCGGCGGGCAGCGGGTCGGGCAACGCTGTCGGCAGCGCGGGGGGCAGCTGGCCGCTGCGGGCGCCCGCGCGGTCGCTGGTCAGGTAGAAGGGCAGAGCCACCGGGCGCCGGGCCAGCGCGCGGGCCAGCACGGCGTCGTTGTCGAGTTGCTCGCGCAGCGCGGGCAGGCGGGCGGCCAGCGTGGCATCGTCGCGCGCCAGCCGCTGCAGCACGGTCAGCGGGCCGGGGTCGGGCTCGGCCAGCACCAGGTCGAAGCCGGCGGCGGCCACCTGCTGGCGGTCGAACAGCTCATCGGTCAGCCGGGCCAGCCGGTCGCGCGGCCAGGGCCAGCGGCCCAGCTCGGCCAGGCTGGCTTCGTCGATGTCGATGATGGCGATGCGCGGTGGCACCGTGGGCTCGGCCGTCCAGCGGGTGCGGGCATCGGCCATGGTCTGGTCCAGCCGCTCCACCAGTTCCAGGGGCAGCAGCCGCACGGCATGGGCGATGCCCAGCAACAGCAGCACGGCCCAGAAGGCCGTGGCCACCAGCGTGGTGCGTCGACGGCCGTTCACGGTGGCTTTGGCAGCGCGCGCTTCGCGCGCCGCGCGAGGCTCAAGCCTGGATGAACTGCATCTGGGTGCCGGCCAGCTCGATCACGTCGCCGTTCTTGAGCGGCACGGATTCACCGACCAGCGGCACGCCATTGACCGTGGGGCGCGACGTGCCTTCCACGTGGGCCAGCACATAGCCGCCCGGGCGCTTGGTGATGGAGGCCACCTGCACGCCGGGCTTGCCGACGGTGGTGACGACCTTGGTGAGCGTGACTTCGCGGCCCGCCGCGGCGCCGTTGAGCACCTTGATCGACGCGGTGCCGACGGGCGCCCCCAGGTTGCCGAAGCTGGACACCGGGGCGGGCGCGGTCTGCGCATAAGACGGCGAGACACCGGGCGCCGCGCTGCCGGGGCGCACGATCATCGTCTTCTCGTACTCGTTGCCTTCTTCGACCAGGTACTTGATCTTGTACTTGCCGATCTCGACCGTGTCGTTGTGGGCCAGCAGCTGCTTCTTGATCGCCTTGCCGTTGATGTAGGTGCCGTTGGTGCTGTTCAGGTCTTCGATGAACACGTCGGCGCCCACCATCTGCAGCACCGCATGCTCGCCGCTGACCGCCAGGTTGTCGATGACGATGTCGTTGTACGGGCGGCGGCCGAGCGTGGTCTTGTCCTTGGTGATCTGGACTTCCTTGATGACCACGCCATCCAGCGAAACGACCAGTTTGCCCATGCTTGACCTTATGCGTTTGACGTCTGCCGGCGGCCGCGGCCGCCCGGCGTGTGATTGGTGATGCGGTGGTGAAGGCCTAGCGTTTGAAGCGCCACCACGGGCGCGCAGCACCGGCGGCGCTGTCCTGAACGCGGACCAGGATCACGGCGATATTA encodes the following:
- the moaC gene encoding cyclic pyranopterin monophosphate synthase MoaC, with protein sequence MLTHFDTEGQAHMVDVGAKRETHRVARATGLIRMQPATFALLAQGTAKKGDVIGVARIAAIQGAKRTADLVPLCHPLPITRVAVEFEADATASTVRCTAQVETHGRTGVEMEALTAVQVGLLTVYDMLKAVDRGMVIDGVRVIEKHGGKSGDWTAADLPPTA
- a CDS encoding PglL family O-oligosaccharyltransferase, which codes for MAATVPALIAFNEPPSSTLYNQAAAAVLWGLFVAWSTAGAAAQPGPRFGAPRALWPLALPLLLLAGAALASSVWGQLPITLGRLSALSLLGALVMVAAGWAAVARGQGRVLPAVFAAWLLVGVLSTAIGVVQVFAPELADGNVIARTGLLGRAVGNLRQPNHLSSLLLWSAIAVVPLLEARRLPRVAAALLMAFMVFGITLSGSRTGLVGMAVLTLWGLLDGRLQRPARGVLLAVPLMFAASWAVMTYWAGQTAKTFGAALHMAAGGDISSSRFGIWRDTLSLIRMHPGSGVGWGEFNFAWSLTPFPQRPVAFFDHTHNLPLQLAVELGLPLAALVLALLAWALWQAGRRSLQVPGAEGAGVRAAFMMVLMMALHSQLEYPLWYLYFLLPTAWAWGACLGAGQPEAAARTASPAARRPALLLPAAGLLTMVLGLAAMQDYRRVVVIYAPPADASPLSQRIRLGQDAWLFGHQADYAAATTTDQPGLLMPAVQRAAHNLLDTRLMIAWARAYAQQGDLERARHLAERLREFRNPNSDEFFAECQNPKREPLPFQCTPSRLPLDWRDFRTP
- a CDS encoding pilin produces the protein MKRVQQGFTLIELMIVVAIIGILAAVALPAYQDYTVKAKVSEVNNVASPALTAAGVACSAQTLASGITHDQLGLPANTEMKGNYVKSVTVTSTGPTNALVTVVLKAIGSAVADDATVTWTGVCGAGGIEWTVAGSVNAKYLPKK
- a CDS encoding MBL fold metallo-hydrolase, translating into MKIRVLGCSGSIAAGSRTTSFLLDDDVLIDAGTGVGDLTLDELTRIDHVLVSHSHLDHILAIALLADSVMRRRTAAGRPPIQVHALAPTLNALRQHVFNGVIWPDFTQLPRPEQPILALVPFATGEVLALGGRRIEVLPAEHTVPAVGFALLHDEPGRGARWVFTGDTGPNPRLWQRLRGWQVDHLVIETAFGDDEHALADLSSHLCPCTLGEELAQLPGRVQVHITHIKPGEVEAVMAQVQQLGSGHDLTALHTGQVIELDGAPAT
- a CDS encoding adenylate/guanylate cyclase domain-containing protein: MAWGYLVEGRSRRSLVRLFGSYVPRELVRRMAREPERYTRAALLAENRELTLLFCDLRGFTTLSEHLEPLALRELLNQFFSRMTAVIHAHGGTLDKFIGDALMAFWGAPLAEPRHAVLALQAAQAMAQALDALNHELRARGQPTLSMGIGLHTGVACVGDMGSDLRRAYTALGDSVNLASRIEGLTRRYGVDLLISAATRDAVFATEPTTAASLPWVEVGEVQVKGRQQPVNLFTLDVHPAPPGSAREAQLRNWQLALAAARSQHWEEADARRAALRAVVTEGDLLWHLQHALAQDPKRR
- a CDS encoding FHA domain-containing protein, translating into MGKLVVSLDGVVIKEVQITKDKTTLGRRPYNDIVIDNLAVSGEHAVLQMVGADVFIEDLNSTNGTYINGKAIKKQLLAHNDTVEIGKYKIKYLVEEGNEYEKTMIVRPGSAAPGVSPSYAQTAPAPVSSFGNLGAPVGTASIKVLNGAAAGREVTLTKVVTTVGKPGVQVASITKRPGGYVLAHVEGTSRPTVNGVPLVGESVPLKNGDVIELAGTQMQFIQA